A section of the Humulus lupulus chromosome 2, drHumLupu1.1, whole genome shotgun sequence genome encodes:
- the LOC133818392 gene encoding uncharacterized protein LOC133818392 gives MEKWQKALQYFDRPEVKKCSETNSANRAKQKQRSVQGSQSTPALRYKKRDLQTGCLAGVPEIWMATKYIDGEGWMSKAAKDNYEKMMEIRDTLQSQSSTSASASSTIPREEDDIILVETIFGRRRGYQPGLGRRIRTRVNCEAADVPQLAQPPPTAQDMQEVRERLRAIEEHLARIGGVSGSGSSQQGHGVDPTTPS, from the exons ATGGAGAAATGGCAGAAGGCGCTCCAGTATTTTGATCGCCCTGAAGTGAAG AAGTGTTCTGAGACTAACTCTGCGAACCGtgcaaaacaaaaacagagaagCGTGCAGGGTTCACAGTCTACGCCAGCCCTTCGTTACAAGAAG CGTGATTTACAAACTGGGTGTCTTGCTGGGGTTCCAGAGATTTGGATGGCGACTAAGTACATAGACGGGGAAGGTTGGATGAGCAAGGCAGCAAAGGATAACTAT GAAAAGATGATGGAGATACGTGACACTCTGCAGTCGCAATCATCTACGAGCGCCTCTGCTTCGAGTACTATCCCGAGAGAAGAGGATGACATTATTCTTGTTGAGACTATCTTTGGACGTCGTCGAGGCTATCAGCCGGGCCTTGGTCGTAGGATTCGCACGAGGGTGAATTGTGAAGCGGCTGATGTACCTCAACTAGCCCAACCACCTCCTACCGCACAAGACATGCAAGAGGTGAGGGAGCGACTCCGAGCCATAGAGGAGCACTTGGCTAGGATTGGTGGAGTCTCGGGATCTGGATCTTCTCAGCAAGGTCATGGTGTCGATCCTACAACACCTAGTTAA